The genome window TCTTTCTATTTGtactaaatatgtttttttttttcaagtgcaatatttaggtgtgtgtggtcacaagcattctattataaaggctgtcatggctaactgcaatattagtatattttttttttccacaagacttgagtgtcatttgcagtaaagtctaggcaacaaataacattgcATTTCTTGCTTTACATCTTTTAGCTGTGAGTTAGGTTCACTTTAACCACTTTTTTTGATTTTGCACACAGTTACTGATCATGTAGATCATATTATTTGTTGTTTAATGAGTTAAACCCTGCATTTCCCCCGAGcagggattttttttttacatgtttcaGGGGGGGTCACCTTTTTGGGTCCtcaccagtttgcatccctgtttTTTTCCTGACCATGTGGCTTGACTATGCAATGACCGGTGCATCATTTTCCTGTTTAGGTCACCTATAATGTATGCAATGTATATCACAGAGGttaactccccagagaactggcTATCAATCAATGACAGTGCttccactgtatgtttgtttaataACAACTCCTCCTCCCTTATCACATCCCTCTCTCACAGAGATTTGAGGATCCTGACCCTTCAGttcttccctctgtctcctcctctccagagaAACTTCTCAACTTCACTTCATCTGTTTTCTCCAAATGGCTGGAGCTGGGGTGCTCGACCCCGGTGGACACTTGTCCCTTTCCCACTCTGGCCTCTCCTGCTGGGGAGGAAGAAAGGGCAACTCTGGAAAGTAAAAAAGTGAGGGTATTAACCACACGAGCAGTTCACATGGAGAATGAAGGGGAAATAGGGATGAGgttacacacaccaccaccaaccaATAGGAGCCCACCATCCAAAGGTGGGCTCCTATTAGTTATTTCTGggtctttttttttaaacctttatttaactaggcaagtcaattaagaacaaattcttatttacaatgactgcctacattGGAGCCTCCTGTTATGTGGACTGCCTGGATGCTACTATAGAGCGGTTGCTAAAGTCACTGAAGTGGATCTCTAATGGCGCACACAAAATGGTTTGGAGGACTTTTGTTGGCTTTTTCTTCTCAATCTGTCCATTTTAGCTGTTCTAATGTAGTAAGCTTTGTCAATCAAGTGACTGACATGCACACTTAATTGTTGCACTGAATGTACAACTGCAGTCAAGATTATGTATAGAATAACAACCTTTTAATTTACCGTCTGCACACCAGAGTTCTATTATCGCCATAAGAAACCGTTACAACATAGCCATATGTATAAAAAGCCATATTCTACGCAAGCTAACTAAACACTAACAAGTGTTTTATATTGAGCAAGATACAGAACATAAATTATTGTCCAATATTTCTGATCAAATTCATATGTTTACAA of Oncorhynchus gorbuscha isolate QuinsamMale2020 ecotype Even-year linkage group LG15, OgorEven_v1.0, whole genome shotgun sequence contains these proteins:
- the LOC123998156 gene encoding uncharacterized protein LOC123998156 isoform X1 — encoded protein: MLRSVFLLLSILTLQGSGCDYFLRGVVDNLQTILNSDHAGFRKVFPKDYWISHHYNVNLLCNTDPCCVFRAATVLSDSWLQLRSKLWPGHHSFEFISNLIQALGGRGMTKGRFEDPDPSVLPSVSSSPEKLLNFTSSVFSKWLELGCSTPVDTCPFPTLASPAGEEERATLESKKVRVLTTRAVHMENEGEIGMRLHTPPPTNRSPPSKGGLLLVISGSFFLNLYLTRQVN
- the LOC123998156 gene encoding uncharacterized protein LOC123998156 isoform X2 — its product is MKIKGCYDQRKVFPKDYWISHHYNVNLLCNTDPCCVFRAATVLSDSWLQLRSKLWPGHHSFEFISNLIQALGGRGMTKGRFEDPDPSVLPSVSSSPEKLLNFTSSVFSKWLELGCSTPVDTCPFPTLASPAGEEERATLESKKVRVLTTRAVHMENEGEIGMRLHTPPPTNRSPPSKGGLLLVISGSFFLNLYLTRQVN